A stretch of the Diadema setosum chromosome 16, eeDiaSeto1, whole genome shotgun sequence genome encodes the following:
- the LOC140240035 gene encoding cytochrome P450 2J2-like — MINHVINALSEVGQTGVLLGVVFFLVLSWMLKSNRDRRRFNLPPGPSNLPWPLNYISAFASIFQNPITAIYNLSKRYGDVVYFNLGERKMVFLSTPELVNEILVKRADVTTGREPDKEFKAVLDYSGGVILSEGAEWVDHRRFGLTALRNFGMGKRSLESRINEEARMLKDVFSTKGRAPLDPHANFVSAVSNIICAITFGHRFEYSDPLFQKLTKDLNDIVAEEPSIIQYFPTFIRNERRNKLLSIQDYMNKEVKEHEKTFDPNDVRDVIDMYISQVRELEKTGQRSELSIEKAWTMVFDFFLAGTETTSTTMVWAILFMAGYPDIQKKVVAEIQREIGFDTAPSYELQKKMPYTQAVLTEILRFRPIAPIGVPHRATADMKIKDYDIPKGTNIGMNILYIHHDPKVWGDPEVFRPERFLSKDGKSFVKHDAFMPFGAGRRKCLGEQLAKMESFLFFTNIMQRFKVSLPPGVKADYSFGHRATTLLPKPYQVIFEERC; from the exons ATGATCAACCACGTAATCAACGCCTTGTCTGAAGTCGGGCAAACTGGTGTTCTACTGGGTGTTGTGTTTTTCCTCGTCCTGAGTTGGATGCTGAAAAGTAACAGGGACAGGAGACGCTTCAATCTCCCACCGGGGCCTTCAAACCTCCCCTGGCCGCTGAACTACATCTCCGCCTTCGCCAGCATCTTCCAGAATCCGATTACAGCCATCTATAACCTCTCTAAGAG ATACGGAGACGTGGTGTACTTCAACTTAGGTGAAAGGAAGATGGTGTTCTTGTCAACCCCCGAACTGGTGAACGAGATTCTCGTTAAAAGAGCTGACGTCACAACGGGAAGGGAACCTGATAAAGAATTCAAGGCAGTCTTGGATTACAGCG GTGGGGTGATCTTGTCTGAGGGTGCAGAGTGGGTCGACCATCGACGATTCGGCCTAACCGCGCTTCGCAATTTCGGCATGGGGAAGAGGAGCTTGGAAAGTCGCATCAACGAGGAAGCGCGCATGCTGAAAGACGTCTTCTCTACCAAGGGTCGCGCCCCGCTAGACCCTCATGCAAACTTTGTGTCGGCAGTCTCGAACATCATCTGCGCCATCACCTTTGGTCACAGGTTTGAATATTCGGATCCATTGTTCCAGAAACTTACAAAGGACCTTAATGACATCGTTGCTGAGGAACCAAGTATTATCCAGTACTTTCCTACTTTCATTCGCAACGAGAGGAGAAACAAGCTGCTCTCCATCCAAGACTACATGAACAAGGAAGTGAAGGAGCATGAGAAGACCTTTGACCCGAATGACGTCAGAGACGTGATCGATATGTACATCAGCCAAGTACGTGAGCTGGAAAAGACGGGTCAAAGGTCGGAGCTGAGTATAGAGAAAGCTTGGACGATGGTCTTTGATTTCTTCCTTGCGGGGACAGAGACGACATCAACGACGATGGTGTGGGCGATTCTCTTCATGGCTGGTTATCCTGATATCCAGAAAAAG GTCGTTGCTGAAATTCAACGAGAGATCGGATTCGACACAGCGCCGTCATACGAGCTTCAAAAGAAAATGCCGTACACACAGGCAGTTCTGACAGAGATTCTGCGATTTCGGCCCATTGCTCCTATTGGTGTTCCGCATCGAGCCACGGCTGATATGAAGATCAAGGACTACGACATTCCAAAGGGAACAAACATCGGGATGAACATATTGTACATCCATCATGACCCCAAAGTGTGGGGCGACCCTGAAGTGTTCCGACCTGAGCGCTTCCTATCCAAAGATGGGAAGAGCTTTGTGAAGCACGACGCGTTCATGCCCTTCGGCGCAG GTCGTCGCAAGTGTCTTGGTGAGCAGCTGGCCAAGATGGAATCATTCCTCTTCTTCACCAACATCATGCAGCGGTTCAAGGTTTCCCTTCCCCCGGGAGTCAAGGCTGACTATAGCTTCGGTCACCGTGCCACCACCCTCCTCCCGAAGCCCTACCAGGTCATCTTCGAAGAACGCTGCTGA